A stretch of DNA from Spirosoma endbachense:
GTCAACTGGATTGCGGCCGACGGCCAGCCCCAGGTCATTGCCTACCACGTACCCAGCAACCGGGAGTGTACCACCTGCCACCAATCAGGCGGTATCACCCAACCTATTGGCCCCAAAGTACGCAATTTAAACCGCCCGGTCGTTCGGGCGGGGCAACCCCTCAACCAACTCGACTACCTGCAACAAGTCGGCCTGATGAGTCCGCTGGTAGCCGCCAGTGTACTGGCCCTGCCCGCCTATGCCGATAACCGGGTACCGCTCTCCGAGCGGGGCCGTGCCTATCTGGATGTCAACTGTGCCCATTGCCATAATACCAGGGGGGCTGCGGCCGATACCAAACTTTATTTTGGCTACGAATTGCCCTATGACCAAACCACGATCGCCAAACACAAAGAGGATGTGGTGCATAAAGTGGAAAAAGGCAGTATGCCCCGCCTAGGCACGACGGTGGTCGATGAGCCAGGGCTCGCCCTTCTGAAAGTGTATATCAACAGCTTACCGTAATTAGCCATGAAACCAAACTTTTTTGTTCTCTGCTTGCTGCTGCCCCTTGGAATGCTGGGTCAGTCAGTGACCCCATCCTTTTCTCGTCGGGTGACTCTTGGGCTATGTTTTTCGCCGACCCTGACGAATCGACACGTGCGGGCTGGAACGGCGGAACCTACTGAAAACCAGTTAGTGGCCAATCGAAACGCGGCTGAACGCCCGGGATGGGGCTACGATGCAGGCCTGTTGATCCAGGTTCCGTTGACGCCCCGACTGGGGGTGGAGTCCGGGCTGGGGCTTTCGTCTCAACTGTATCAAACCCAGCCGGTGAGCCTTTCTTGGACGGAGGTTAACCCTGCTTTTCCCCGCTCCAGCATCACCCGCAGTCGATACAACTTCCTGAGTATCCCATTGCGAGCGTCCTACACCGTTGGGTGGGGCCGCTGGCAAGGTGTTATCAGTGGTGGTTTATTAGTGAAACTCTTTATTTCCCAGCAAACCATTGTGCTGATCCAATTCGCTACCGCGGAGAGCCGCTCGACCAGTGTCAAATTTGTGGGCGTTTCGCGCATCCTGTTGAGCCCGGTCCTCAGTGCTGGCCTTCAATACGCCGTATCTCCGGCGATTCACCTGCGCCTAACCCCCACGGTCCAGTATGCCCTCACGTCCCTACGACCCGGCTCTTCGTATCGGGAGCATCTGTACGGTAGTGGGCTACAGCTTAGTCTGTTGAAACAACTCTGAGGATTGACCGCGTTCAACATTATTTATTTTCGACAAAATACTCTGTATTGCCATGAAACCGCTTCCCATTTCGCCCAAACCCCGAACCTGGAAAATGCTTCTCATTTCCTGGGTGTTTGCCTATCCGGCCATCAACCTGATTCTGGCCCTGGTTGGCCCCTATCTGAAAGACTTACATCCGCTGCTGAGTTCATTCCTAATTTCTTTATTATTGCTACCGACCTTTGGGTTCGGTCTACCCGCCTTTCAGGGATTATTTCGTCAGTGGCTTTGCAAATAGTATGGAGGCCAAATCTGTCATTTGATGGCATCGGCCGACCGTGAATTATCCCCCGGCCCACGACGGCGTACCGTTCGCAATGGCGCCCCCCTTCCCTTTCCATAGAACCATCCATTCTTACAAAACGCCCTATTTATCAATAAGTAATTCTTATTCGTCTCACTTTGGGGAGCGTTTTTCCGATAATGAGTAAATATCAGTTACTGGATTAGTTTGAATAATCTATCTGTCACGTGGGATCGTAACGTGCACATAAGCGAAGACTGGATTAGACAATTGGTCTAATCTCTTTTTGACCCCATTACGTATTCACAACCAATTGAATGTGAGTCCCTTGACCAAGTACCGAACGCACTTGCAACTTGCCCCCGATGGCATTGGCCCGCTGTTGCATGCTGGCCTGCCCTGTCCGATGGCTTAGTTGGGTTTGATCAAATCCTTTTCCATTGTCATCAAGTAGAACCATGAGACGATCCTGTCCATACTCTAACACTAAGGACGCCTTCGTAGCCTGGGAGTATTTAATCAGATTATTGATAGCCTCTTTACCAATCAGATACAAGTTGCGACGTACCTCCATAGAGACCGTAAACTGGTCCAGAGAGGTCGAAATTTTGCATTGAAAATCAATCCCTTTCGATTCCATTAGGGGTTGAGCATATTCCTGCAAACGCATGGCAATACGGTGCAGGGAGTCATTGCCAGGGCTGACCGTCCAGATAATTTCATCGATGGATTCGAGAATCTGACGGGCGTCAGCATAGACTTTCTGGACGGTTTTCTGAGCTTGTTCGGCTTGATTCTGGCGGAGTAACGTATCCGTGTGGCCGCTAAGCATCGAGATACTGGATAACGTACTGCCCACCTCATCATGCAGGTCGTGGGCGATTTGCTGACGGAGCATGTGGGCTTCCTGTAGCTGATGCAGTCGGGAGCGGTTTAGTAACCATGCCCCTAATAATAGGCCTAGAATGAGTACTAAAATACCTCCAATTAAAAAAGTATTCCGTTGAAATTGATCACTTTGATGTTGCTGATTCAGCAGCTTAATTTGCGCTTCCCGTTTTTCAATTTCATGCTTCTCCGCAATTTCCTGAATTTTACGAACTGTTTGATTGGAGACTAAAGAATCAGTCAATTGACTGAATTGAACGTGATAGTGATAAGCTTTATCAAATTGGTGCATCTTGGCATATACAGTAGCCATTTCTCTGACCGCATCCCGTTCATCCCGGACGTTATTTTCTTCTTTCGCGTACCGGATTAGCTTTTTAAGATGAACTACTACGGAAACGTATTGTCGTTTGAGGGTATAGTATTCAACCCATACCCAACTGATCGTTAGTTTTATATCGGGGTCAGCCTGTATTTCATTCGCATATTGCTCTGTTTTTTTTAAAAAATTATAGGCCTTGACTGGGTCAACTTTCAAATAACAGTGGCTAATATCAAGCATACTGTGTATTCTCCCCGCTTTTGTCGAATATACGGTACCAAACATTAGTGCTTTCTGGAGGTGCGGTAAGGCCTCACGATACTTACCCTGATGCTCAAGCAAGTAGGCTAGATAACTTTCTCCCCAGGCAATCATCGCTTTGTCCTGATCCATATACGCTATTGTATACGCTTTCCGATAGTAGTGTTCTGCCGCAGCATACCGCTTAGTTACCTCCATCACTTCGCCCGCTCCGATGTAAGCACGAGTTACATACTCTCTCAGTTTATATCGTTCAGTGAGTTGAATAGCGGTTAGAAAATACTTTAGTGCTAATTCGAATTGATTATCAATGTGGTATAACTGACCTATACTTGATAGCACCCGCTGTCGTTCACTTGGAGGAAGATGCGCCTGTTGGATAATTTGGTAAGCTTTTCTCAAATAGGGTAATGCTTTTTTTTGCTCTTTAAACGGTTGCCGCAGCCAAATCCAGGCTTGATGGTAATATACCCGCTGTAATCCCATTGGATCATTCAGTCGTTTAGCTAACACCTCGGTACGTTTCAACAGCGAATCTGCTCTATTAGTCTCGCCCAGTGGGTTAATCAGCCACCAGGCGTATTGATTAGCTGCCCGAACATAGGTGGTATCCTGTTTGGCGGTTTGCAGGTAATTGACGAGCGAGTCTGGAATGGATGAAGTGTGGCGTTGTCCCAAACTATAGGTGGGCATCAAGCCTAGGCCCAATAGACTAATCAGAAAGTAACTGAGCCTCATATAAATTGGATCTGGCGCTGGATTGGCTAAACGCTAAGATACTAGCGATCAGCCAATAATACATCTACTAAGTCTCTTCATGTTCAGCCATAGAGAAATAAAAAACAGTGCTACACTGGCGGGCAAATGTATGGTCATCAGTGGTCACACACTATCCTTCAGTTAGTTCTAAAACCCTACTAGACAATTAAAATCCGCACTCCAGATTTGTGCTAACCACGACTTCACCAGCCACTTTTCTTCACTAGATTTTCGCTTGGCCACTATCTCATTATACGCCCATTTCCTGAAGCATAAAAATGAAAGTTCCTTTGTCTCAGGTAGGAGCGTTTACTGAGAATATAAATCTATAATCGCAATCTGTTTTTGACAGTAATTGAGTGTTAGGGTAAATCCCATCTATCTCATTCCCAACGAATAAAAGCCGTTACTGGAAAACATCCCCGATTTTGTTGTACAGAAATTGAGCTTCCTAGTCATTGACTTCAATCGTGTAGGACGTTATTTCGGCCAGTATCCCCTTCTTGAAACGATACCAATCGCAAGAGGCCGCCTTTGAACGCCGCTGTTCGCTATCTGCGTAAGTAGATAAACTGTCGATCACGATGTCGTTCTGCGTAGAAAGTACTAAAAACATATCGAACGTAGTGGTGACCGTTTTCAGATAAGCCGCTGATTGTTCACACGCAGCAATGATGTCTTGCGTTCCAATTAGCACCTGGCTGCCGATTAGATTCCACTGAATTGTATTCGATAAATACGGATAGGTACTCGCAAAGTCATGCCGGGAAAAAGCTTCTGCAATCTGTTGAATGGTCATGTCCATAAGCTGTTGTTTAGATAGAAGGTTGCAACTACCAAAGCTGGCCGCCGTGACTGAAGAGGCATAGTCTCGACCGGTCAGCTAAACGAAAGTCTCAGAAAATAAATGGGATAAGCATTTTCGAACATTTCATATAGGCAGGATAGTCATCCGGAAATTGACGCAGCATCATTTTTTCTTCCCGTTTTGCGCTATAAACAAAAAAAGTGGCGGAAAAAAGGAGCCAAACAAGCCCCATGAAACCTCCGTTAATGTTGGTGCCTAGCATAGCCGCCCAGAGACCTGTGTAAATAGGATGACGAACAAACTGATAGGGGCCACCGGTTACCAGGTCTGGTTTCTCTTTTAAAGCCATGGGCATGCCCCAGTTCTTGCCTAAATGAATTCGTGCCCAGATCGCAAAGGCAATGCCAGCGGCACACATAAAAACCCCAATGGATTCTATCAAGGGCGTGGACGGAAACAGCTGATAGGTAATGAGAAACTCGAGCCCTTTCGTGTGCAATACTAAAACGACCATTGTAATAGCGATAAGCATATAGATAGTCGAAGTATGGTGCTGTCCTTTAGCCCTTATACTTTTTTTAGCCAGCCCACCCATGACCAGCCAAACGAGAATAAATGTGAGCCAGCAAACGGCAATTATTGAACTGTACATAGGTGCGACTAGTTA
This window harbors:
- a CDS encoding ATP-binding protein; this encodes MRLSYFLISLLGLGLMPTYSLGQRHTSSIPDSLVNYLQTAKQDTTYVRAANQYAWWLINPLGETNRADSLLKRTEVLAKRLNDPMGLQRVYYHQAWIWLRQPFKEQKKALPYLRKAYQIIQQAHLPPSERQRVLSSIGQLYHIDNQFELALKYFLTAIQLTERYKLREYVTRAYIGAGEVMEVTKRYAAAEHYYRKAYTIAYMDQDKAMIAWGESYLAYLLEHQGKYREALPHLQKALMFGTVYSTKAGRIHSMLDISHCYLKVDPVKAYNFLKKTEQYANEIQADPDIKLTISWVWVEYYTLKRQYVSVVVHLKKLIRYAKEENNVRDERDAVREMATVYAKMHQFDKAYHYHVQFSQLTDSLVSNQTVRKIQEIAEKHEIEKREAQIKLLNQQHQSDQFQRNTFLIGGILVLILGLLLGAWLLNRSRLHQLQEAHMLRQQIAHDLHDEVGSTLSSISMLSGHTDTLLRQNQAEQAQKTVQKVYADARQILESIDEIIWTVSPGNDSLHRIAMRLQEYAQPLMESKGIDFQCKISTSLDQFTVSMEVRRNLYLIGKEAINNLIKYSQATKASLVLEYGQDRLMVLLDDNGKGFDQTQLSHRTGQASMQQRANAIGGKLQVRSVLGQGTHIQLVVNT
- a CDS encoding nuclear transport factor 2 family protein — protein: MDMTIQQIAEAFSRHDFASTYPYLSNTIQWNLIGSQVLIGTQDIIAACEQSAAYLKTVTTTFDMFLVLSTQNDIVIDSLSTYADSEQRRSKAASCDWYRFKKGILAEITSYTIEVND
- a CDS encoding methyltransferase family protein, giving the protein MYSSIIAVCWLTFILVWLVMGGLAKKSIRAKGQHHTSTIYMLIAITMVVLVLHTKGLEFLITYQLFPSTPLIESIGVFMCAAGIAFAIWARIHLGKNWGMPMALKEKPDLVTGGPYQFVRHPIYTGLWAAMLGTNINGGFMGLVWLLFSATFFVYSAKREEKMMLRQFPDDYPAYMKCSKMLIPFIF